In Malus sylvestris chromosome 15, drMalSylv7.2, whole genome shotgun sequence, a single genomic region encodes these proteins:
- the LOC126602085 gene encoding uncharacterized protein LOC126602085, protein MKMGQDMLVKILLTLPPKTLMRFKCVSKWWFALINNPGFVSKHLSNSANNNLTTLHVFLARLVVQRQHEEEEEEENPKCNSTTKKEETQELLSILGFCKDDDNTDDEHSNSCSLVGVEDIIIPQSFIQKIGVPEQPFGILGHCNGIVLLSSDSSLVLCNPGIGEFNRIPDEPCLPMWPLDQPDDHDGQEHMETGFHIGFGYDPVSNECKVVTFTNYFEEVDEDCRRFLSRHRAVVYTTGCDFWEELNTDSLETETTLFWPEYFQMPFKGICYWLGYEQDKELFPFDAVEHRFRANGRLIISFDTSREVFHGIPFPSELQPLNRSDHLYMKLTVWNESVAFFALGVNDRRYPEPYEMWVMDDDFKGAWTKHFTIEGTDDQIRRSSPVALWGDECLMVDSDGHVVFFNLCTKKLKHTPIETVDNNIVVYVNSIVSVMGRSHKLKSIENTCSDKDEDAMVVVDGKRESCRRLYSYSIWAIPPADVSRRIKKLMESLQAEFGGPEIEPHIPILGSIQMMSREDALNKFRFAPMDDIVAKVDRVITKNYYYQCVSLLMDRKLFENAQRWSYHFGFYNSSMPYLSLLYGKLTEEERKKAGEIVNILDESITGLTFPITHFALYEIDNDDRSLKSWTKIAEIGR, encoded by the exons ATGAAAATGGGACAAGATATGTTGGTGAAAATCCTGCTAACTCTGCCCCCCAAAACTCTGATGCGATTCAAATGTGTCTCTAAATGGTGGTTTGCTCTCATCAACAATCCGGGTTTCGTGTCAAAGCACCTCTCCAACTCTGCAAACAACAATCTCACCACTCTCCACGTCTTTTTGGCACGATTAGTAGTGCAGCGGCAacatgaggaggaggaggaggaggagaaccCCAAGTGTAACAGCACCACTAAGAAGGAGGAGACTCAAGAATTATTATCAattcttgggttttgcaaagaTGACGATAATACTGATGACGAGCATAGCAATAGCTGCTCTCTTGTTGGTGTCGAGGACATCATTATTCCTCAATCTTTTATTCAAAAGATCGGAGTCCCGGAACAACCATTTGGTATCCTAGGCCACTGCAATGGCATTGTTTTACTATCTAGTGACAGTAGCCTAGTTTTATGCAATCCCGGAATTGGGGAATTCAATCGTATTCCCGATGAGCCATGCCTTCCAATGTGGCCCTTGGACCAGCCGGATGATCACGATGGGCAAGAACATATGGAAACTGGTTTTCATATTGGATTTGGCTATGATCCCGTGTCTAATGAGTGCAAAGTTGTGACCTTTACTAATTATTTTGAAGAGGTAGATGAAGACTGCAGGAGATTTCTTAGTCGGCACAGAGCAGTAGTATACACCACGGGTTGTGATTTTTGGGAAGAGCTCAACACAGATTCTTTAGAAACCGAAACTACTTTGTTTTGGCCTGAGTATTTCCAGATGCCTTTCAAGGGAATATGTTATTGGCTGGGATATGAGCAAGATAAGGAATTATTTCCATTTGACGCAGTTGAGCATCGATTCCGTGCGAATGGGAGATTGATCATTTCCTTCGATACAAGTCGTGAGGTATTTCACGGTATACCCTTTCCATCTGAGCTCCAACCGTTAAACCGGTCGGATCACCTTTATATGAAGCTTACTGTTTGGAATGAATCAGTTGCTTTTTTTGCCCTTGGTGTGAACGATCGTCGATATCCTGAACCTTATGAAATGTGGGTGATGGATGATGACTTTAAGGGTGCTTGGACAAAACACTTTACTATTGAGGGCACAGATGATCAGATACGTAGGTCTAGTCCTGTGGCGTTGTGGGGCGATGAGTGTCTTATGGTTGACAGTGATGGGCACGTAGTTTTCTTTAATCTTTGTACCAAAAAGCTTAAGCATACTCCCATTGAAACAGTAGATAATAATATTGTTGTTTATGTGAATAGCATAGTTTCGGTCATGGGACGCAGCCACAAGCTTAAGAGCATAGAGAATACTTGCTCAGATAAAGATGAAGATGCGATGGTGGTGGTAGACGGGAAGAGGGAAAGCTGCCGGAGGTTGTACTCATATTCGATTTGGGCCATTCCACCGGCTGATGTTTCCCGTAGAATCAAGAAGCTGATGGAGAGCCTCCAGGCAGAGTTTGGTGGGCCGGAGATTGAACCTCACATCCCCATCTTGGGATCTATCCAGATGATGAGTCGTGAGGATGCCCTTAACAAGTTTAGATTTGCTCCTATGGATGACATTGTTGCTAAAGTTGATCGGGTGATTACTAAGAATTACTATTACCAGTGTGTTTCACTATTGATGGATCGAAAG TTATTTGAAAATGCCCAACGTTGGAGCTACCATTTCGGTTTCTACAACA GTTCTATGCCATATTTGAGTCTCCTCTACGGGAAGTTGacggaagaagaaaggaaaaaagctGGAGAAATTGTTAATATTCTCGACGAGAGCATTACAGGCTTAACCTTCCCCATAACTCACTTTGCATTGTATGAAATTGACAACGATGACAGATCTCTGAAATCTTGGACCAAGATTGCTGAAATTGGTCGTTAG